The Culex quinquefasciatus strain JHB chromosome 2, VPISU_Cqui_1.0_pri_paternal, whole genome shotgun sequence genome contains the following window.
TCATCCCGATGGCAAAACACTATTAATTTATTGAcgtttcaatgatttttgatcctcgaaacattaaaaaaacgcgCTCTTTACTCTTTTAAAATAAGTCATGCTAgtgtttgtttgaaattgtttttttttatatatatatataatttgaaagagtgacttttttgatattttgacccAAATTCACTTTACCCATGTACCGACTTCCCCTTGGCTACGTGCCTGCAATTGACAGAGGACACACGTAATTTGGCACCGAACAAGGGTGATTCGAAGCGCacaacaaagaaaacaaaaagtcCCAAAAAGCAATTCATTTTCACAAATCAGTGTATTTCAATCAAATTACATTATACTAAAAAAACAACTCGCGCACAAAAGCTTTTTTCTTTCTACAAACGTaacaaaaattgacttttttattCGACTAGAAAAAGCTGAACTTTAAGAACATCTTTCGTAACTAACTTCAACGAGTGGAGGGTTGGGGGTTAGGAGGTGTTGTTTGACCTGGTGGTGCTTGTGGTTGAGTGTGGCGAAGTGGATCTTCCTTAAAGCTTCAGCATTTTCGAGTATTCAGTCCTCGAGCGTGTGTCGCCGTCATCGTCTCTGGGCAAAAACGGGACTTTAAtactatgtttttgtttttgctatcAATATCCACCGTTATCACAAACAGCGCCAGTGCTGAACATCAGCAAGGCCAGGTCCAGGTCATTTGGGGAAGCATACTTCTTTGGAGATTTTTAACCTAAATTGGGTTCTATCTATTGCTGGCCGTAGTGCTCCTGGTACTGCtggtgttgttgctgctggCCCTCTTCCTGCTGGTAGTGCTGCTGTTCCGGCTCAACGGCCTGCTCCTGGACCTCGGTCTGCAGGTACTGGGGCTCGTGGTGAGCGtggtgctgttgctgctgctgctgctggtgctgagCCTTGTGCTCAACATGCACCGGGACGTACACCTTCTCCTTGACCGGGACGGGCACCTCCTTGGTGACGGTGAACTTGACCTCCTTGTACACCGGGTAGGGACGATCGACTGGAACCTTCACCGTGTACGGCACGGCCTTTTCCACTGTTTGGAGGGGGGAAGTGGGGGTTAGTATGAGGTAACCTATTGCTCAACTCGTAACTCACCGGTGTAAGGGACCTTCTTCTCGACGGTGTACGGCGACGGCACCGGGACCTTAACTTCGACCTTGTACGGGCGGGGCACCTCCACGTTGTACGGCTTATCGACAGGGACCTTCACCTCGTACGGCACCTTCTTCTCGACCACGACTGGGTAAGGCTTCTTGACCTCCACAGGGTAGGGCTTGGCGACCTCGACCTTGTAGGGCTTGTCGACGGGGACCTATATTTGACAATTCGACCTTTAGTTTTTCGACCTTACATGATTAATGACCAATGATACTTGCCTTAACCTCGAATGGGACCTTCTTGTAGACAGTGTATGGCTTCGGCACAGCCACCTCGTACTTGACCTCATATGGAACCTGTGGGTAGAGAAGAacgaatttgtttaaattatcaTTAGCAGTAGAAAGCCTTTCATGACTTACCTTCTTCTCAACAGTGTACGGCACTGGCACGGGCACCTTCACTTCGTACGGGACCTTCTTCTCGACGATGTATGGCTTTGGCACGGCAACTTCAACCTTGTACGGCTTGTCAACGGGGACCTTAACCTCATAGGGGACCTTCTTGTAGACGGTGTAGGGCTCCGGCACGTAGTGCTTGACCTTGACGTACTCCTTCACGGTGTACGGGACCTTCTTCTCGACGATGTACGGCTTCGGAATGTCGTACTTGACCTCGTATGGAACCTTCTTCTCCACGGTGTACGGCACGTGCTTCTCAACGGTGTACGGCACCGGGACCTTCTTCTCGATCGTCACCGTCTTGATGTGCTCCTCGTGGTGGTGATGCTGTTGAGGTTGCTGCTGGTGGTACTGAGGTTGATGTTGTTGCTGCAGCTGAGGTTGATGGTGGTACTGGGGTTGATGCTGCTGGACCAGGTACATCTGAGGttgctgctgatgctgctggTGGGCATGGTACTGGTGCTGCTGGTAGTGATACTGCGGCTGCtggtgttgttgctgctgctgcggcggcTGATAGTGATAGGCCGGCACCTGGGGCTGCTGGGATTGCTGCTGGAGGTGCTGCGCCGACGGGTAGTGCGGCTGGTAGTTGCTGGCGGCCTCGTCGGACTCTTCGTGCACCGGCACGGCACTCCAGTCCGCGTGCGACACGTGGCGCTTCTCGACCTCCTTCGGCTGGGGCTCAGCTTCTACGCTTCTCTGTTCGGACGCGGGGTGGTTTGAGGCGGCGACGTTCTGTTCCGCCGCGCTGCCTTCGCCCTCAGCAGTGGCAACGGTGGCCACCAGCAGGGCTAGGCAGCAGGGGACAATAAACTGCAaagggagagagagaaaaagcaATTTGTTGCAATTAATGGCTGGGAGCGAGAAAAAAATAGTGGCGGGAGTCATAAAAATGCAATCATTATGGCAGGATTTATGGCCACAGTCGATAACGGTGCTGTTGGAAAGATAATTACGAGGTGCTTCTTCCGCAGTGGAAATGATGTAATTGTTGTAGAAGAACGGCATTAATTTGTGGCAAATGATCGATGGTTCAATTATTAACACTTTTAGGTGAAAATGCTCTTTCAATAATTCGCAGTACTAAGATTTGagatattatttaaataaataatctttagtacagtccaaactcgattctCAGAATTCCTCGttgaaatttcacttcggaaaatcaaaaataatctctatacaaaacttttgattgaATCTGCGGATAATCGGGGTTTTGGATAATCAAGTACGGTCTTTACAactttaactaaattaaacaacaatttagtttaattaaccagaaacattcaatttttcaaatataatttaaaaatccgaATTGTTACTTGGAAAAACATGCACATTTGATTAcgaattttgttaatttgttatttcATCGAGCACCCAATGTTGGCACATAAGCACTTTaccattcaattacagcttctCAAAgatgttttcaactgaaatcaaggaACGAAAAGCTCAGTAGGAATTAGGCAGCAATTTTCCATcgaaatttttgcaaaataagtatTTCAAAGCGTAAAAAAACCTCGAAATGGATGGAATTAGGACCAGATCCTAACATTGCTAAATGTATGACTTGacgttttgaatattgaaaaaaatcgagaGCATCAGAAACAGacaagaaattttttgagaGAATGCTTGtttgaatttatagaattttgaaaacaaatacacttgacaaaaaaaaatcaacaaagagACAGTGTTTTTGgaagttcaataaataaatcaaaataatactAACGAAGTCGAAGGTTAACGAAAAGTTTTAATGATCAATCtaacgaaaacaaaacaattcagCCACTAATATGTTACTTGTCGGCGTTGGATTTCTTTCGGTAgatcaattttaaaacaagtaCATTCCAGACTCGAGgcttcgattattcgaagtttgaTTATCTGATGGTTTGtatgaggcttcggataatcgaatcacaacaattttttttatcatttttcattttctaactTAAATTATCGAATTCGATTACTGCGACcccaatttagtcaaatttgagtatttgatTACCTATTAAATCGaagaatgcattttttcaacttgttttcatcgccatattggccgccatcttggatttaaaaattctaaatcatttaagTGTAGTTTTTGGGTCAGCTTAAGCTCGACTATATAAATAAGACaactaaaaatttatatttcgtggttcgattatccgaagattttaTTATTCGAAATGAAATTTTCGGATAATCTAGTCTGGTCTGTACTTAATTCGACAGAATTAAAGAAATTCATGTTAATTCATTTTTAAGATGCACAGGTAGAATGTTTTTGTTAATGTATTCATGACTTTTTTAcattggggtaattctctaccaactcacacgaaatcgggaaaagttgccccgacccttcttcgatttgcgtgaaactttgtcctaaggggtaacttttgtccctgatcacgaatccgaggttcgttttttgatatctcgtgacggaggggcggtacgaccccttccatttttgaacatgcgaaaaaagaggtgttttcaataatttgcagcctgaaacggtgatgagatagaaatttggtgtcaaaaggacttttatgtaaaattagacgcccgatttgatggcgtactcagaattccgaaaaaacgtatttttcatcgaaaaaaacactaaaaaagttttcaaaattctcccattttccgttactcgactgtaaaaatttttggaacatgtcattttatgggaaatttaatgtacttttcgaatctacattgacccagaagggtcattttttcatttagaacaaaaattttcattttaaaatttcgtgttttttctaactttgcagggttattttttagagtggtttgcttataaacatcacgagttatcgcgattttacgaaaaaaagttttgaaaaagtaactttttgcgtttctctttgtttcgtcgtccgtgtctatcgcgggtgaccatgaacggccatgatcgatgacgaccaactttttctaaacttttttttcgtaaaatcgcaataactcgtgatatttataagcaaaacccttatgtctatatatcaaaatttttgtaattgtctgctctacaactttgtacaacattgttacactctaaaaaataaccctgcaaagttagaaaaaacacgaaattttaaaatgaaaatttttgttctaaatgaaaaaatgacccttctgggtcaatgtagattcgaaaagtacattaaattttccataaaatgacatgttccaaaaatttttacagtcaagtaatggaaaatgggagaatttttaaaactttttaagtgtttttttcgatgaaaaatacgttttttcgaaattctgagtacgccatcaaatcgggcgtctaattttacatcaaaatccgtttgacaccaaatttctagctcatcaccgtttcaggctgcaaattcacctctttttcgcatgttcaaa
Protein-coding sequences here:
- the LOC6033733 gene encoding extensin-3, which codes for MRMFIVPCCLALLVATVATAEGEGSAAEQNVAASNHPASEQRSVEAEPQPKEVEKRHVSHADWSAVPVHEESDEAASNYQPHYPSAQHLQQQSQQPQVPAYHYQPPQQQQQHQQPQYHYQQHQYHAHQQHQQQPQMYLVQQHQPQYHHQPQLQQQHQPQYHQQQPQQHHHHEEHIKTVTIEKKVPVPYTVEKHVPYTVEKKVPYEVKYDIPKPYIVEKKVPYTVKEYVKVKHYVPEPYTVYKKVPYEVKVPVDKPYKVEVAVPKPYIVEKKVPYEVKVPVPVPYTVEKKVPYEVKYEVAVPKPYTVYKKVPFEVKVPVDKPYKVEVAKPYPVEVKKPYPVVVEKKVPYEVKVPVDKPYNVEVPRPYKVEVKVPVPSPYTVEKKVPYTVEKAVPYTVKVPVDRPYPVYKEVKFTVTKEVPVPVKEKVYVPVHVEHKAQHQQQQQQQHHAHHEPQYLQTEVQEQAVEPEQQHYQQEEGQQQQHQQYQEHYGQQ